In Bombina bombina isolate aBomBom1 unplaced genomic scaffold, aBomBom1.pri scaffold_426, whole genome shotgun sequence, the sequence GCAGTAGGTGAcctatggagtggatcattctctttacgggtcatgtctgtgataggtttgaccaaggaagaaaagtttttaatacattttctatagtaattggcgaaccccaaaaaatgttgaatagaccgaagaccaactgggcgaggccactgcagaactgcagataacttgtcaggatccatagagaaccctgcaacggagataacataacctaggaaggttacttgagtctgatggaactcacatttctcaagtttacaaaacaggccgttctcacgtagtctctgaagaacctgtgtaacatcagaacgatgagcctcaagtgtgggtgagtgtatgaggatgtcgtctaagtacaccacaacacactgttgcaacatatctcgtaggacatcattaataaattcctggaaaacagcaggagcattacataggccaaagggcattacaagatactcataatgcccgctcctggtgttgaatgctgttttccattcgtggtcctccttgatcctaacgagattgtacgctcctcccaaatcaagcttagtaaagacggtagctcccttgaggcggtcaaagagttccgtaatgagcggaatagggtaagcattcttaatggtaagacgattaagacccctataatcgatgcatggtcttacctcgccaccctttttcttcagaaagaagaagccagcccctgcaggagagtaggatttgcggatgatcccccgcgacagagcatcggaaacatactcctccatagcacagttctctgcaacagacagagggtaaacccggccccgaggaggcaacgtaccggcacgcaccttgtcaaaatcgtctaggaactctcggtactcctctggcaattgagatactgaagaagtgcacaagactttaactggtttctgaagacagtggaacggcattcattcagatctgtctcaacagatttctctggacaaccggtcgagagaatccctctcctggtggctctgtccagatcacctgtcccaagggacatccttctcgagaccatcctgggagattgtgactacagacgcaagtctatcaggatggggagctgtttggggtgccaggaaggcacagagccTGTGGACTTgaaaggaatctctcctcccgatcaacattttggaactttgagcaatcttcaatgctctgaaggcttggcctcttctggatttgtcccagtttatcagattccaatcggacaatcggggggggggggtggacgaggagctccctagcaatgaggtagtatctcggattctggagtgggtggaggcccacaactgctctctgtcagcgatccacttcccgggtgtggacaactgggaagcagatctcctcagcagacaatcctttcatccgggggaatagtctctccatcccgaggtgtttgcggagatttgcaacattctggatgttgttcgagctttgaagttttatcttgaagctactaaggattttagacaaacttcttctttgtttgttatctactctgggaagcgtaagggtctgaaggacTTTTCGACTTCCTTatatttctggttgaggagtgttatacacttagcttatgagtcagcgggacttagacctcctcataGGAATACGGCtctttccactagagcggtggcttcctcttgggcctttaagaacgaggcctctatggatcagatttgtatggCGGCttcctggtcttccttacatactttttcaaaattttacaaatttgacattttttcttcgtctgaagcagcttttgggataaaggttttgcaggctgtggtgccttcagaatagggtctgcctttcttttacccctcccgttatcattcagtgtcctctagagcttgggtatagttttcccaacagtaaggaatgatgccgtggactctcctcatattaagaaggaaaacgtaaatcatgcttacctgataatttcatttccttctgtattaaGAGAGTCCACAGTCCCCGCCCGTATACTtcaatgggcggaccaaaattagtttttctcttccggcaccatttataccctgatatttcttctactgttccttgttcccttggcagaatgactgggatatgaggaaagtaggggggagtatttaagcctttggctggggtgtctttgccttctcctggtggccaggttcagtatttcccaacagtaaggaatgatgtcgtggactcccCTCTtaaagaaggaaatgaaattatcagggttttttcctgctgctgagcttaactagataaacttttcggcaaaggataacaagagaaggaagcaaattaaatatttgaagtaaataggaaagttgtttaaaattgtattctctatctgaatcatgaaagaaaaaaatgtggtttcatgtccctttaattggagctCAGTCTAGCTTTTCCtccctttgttttttgttttcctggTTTAACCCCACATATTTCAGTACTCAGAGCATAATTTTTTTAGTAACTTTCCGTTTTACTTCTATTAggaaaattgcttcattctcttggtattctttatctaaatcaataagaaaaaatgttgggtttcatgtccctttaataaacttgggACTGCGCAAACCCCAACCACAGACCACAAAGTCCTCATTCTACTAAGATTGTAGAAATATTTACTTggagcacaaattaaagggacataatactcctatgctaaatcacttgaaagtgacgcagcataactgtaaaaagctgacaagaaaatatcgcctgagcatctctatgtaaggaAGATATGAAGTCTCTCAATGTATTGGTGCAAAGCCATGCAGATCTCAAGGTAATTGGGGTTTTATGAAGGTCTTGAGTGGTATCAAACTTGCAAACCGCATAAAAACCCATGTGAAGCATTGATTAGAGTAGACCCCAGTACTGTCTCTGTGAAtgcatatactgtgtatttatactCTGAGAGCATAACATACATTTATAAtacagcgtgtgtgtgtatgtgtgtttatgtatgtatgtatgtgtgtatatatatatatatatatatatatatatatatatatatatatatatatatatatatataattaaaaacatttttcatatatatatatatatataaaaccagcgctacggaatttggcggcgctatacaaataaatgataataatatttgtGCATGCACACAAATTGAATGAGGCACTCTTTTTCTTTTCCCTCTCAGGTGCTGGAGTATTTGTTACTACAGTAGTGGCAGGAGGAATAACATTGGTGAAGCCATTTACAGCTGCATCTCGGCCCTTTCTAAGGGACATCGTGTTTTATATGGCTGCCATATTTCTCACTTTTTATGTGTTGTACAAAGGCTCTGTATGCTTGGCAGAAGTCTTAGGTAAGAAAATGTCATGTTTTTAGATTTCTCTTCAGAATTTTCTCTCACCTCTCCCCTTATTTCCCTTTTACTCCATTTCTTCTTCATCTAACTTCACTCATTtgtatctaattatttttttttgatgtttttaaactttttaagttGTAttcatactattttttttttctgttgctctcttaaatattgttattttattgCACGCAGTGTATTTGCTACTATATCTAGCTTATGTCTTGGTGGTGGTTCTCTCCACATGGATTTACCAGCGGAATCGACAAAGACTCTTGTCTGTCCCAAGCTTGGAGGAGCCAGGTAAGATTTTACAGGACAACCGTAAAATCACAGGTGCATATTACATTTACACTGTGTTATTCTGCCAGACTGAGATTATTAGCCTAGTTAATGTGCTTGGTAGCTGtgttataggaatatctatctgaTTATACTATTATAACATAAATGTATAAGATTATATGTTTTATTCTGTCACCTATAgactatttgtatgtgtgtttcatTTCCTCATTTTTAGAGCTTCTAACGGAATCTGAAGATGTTGGTGTGCCCACCCCACAAAGCTCTGAATTTGGTATGACGGTTAACTGTCTTCTTTATGTGGACGTTCTTATAGAGATTGGCACACAGATTGGAATTTAACTATTTGGTTCCTTTACTTAGGTGATGAATATCAGCCCCTTCTCCCCATGCAACAAAGCACTTGTCAGATCTTCTTTCAGGGTCTGAATCCAGTCAATTCAAGGAAATGGAGACAGAAGCCTTGGCACTGGAGGGTCTTCAAAGTAGTCAAGGTGAGGAGAGAAATAGACAAAATACATTGTGTTAAAACTATATAAAGCATGCCAGAGAGTGCAAGAATACATAACAAAATAGAAGTACTTGAAATAAGTGACAAATAAAGCAGCAGGATGATTTAAAATGTGAGAAGGATAATAATTACTAGACCATGGGTTGAAAATGTTGTATGAAATGTACTATTTAGAATATTTAGCAGCTAGAAACTTAATACATCAACTTTTGTGTTGATTATATATGAGGAAATCCATGATCTAGTCCAGTGTTTGTCAACAGGCTAGATTttcatatctgaactagagcacaagtgaaataatcatctgatgtgtgagagcaggttaataaagaTGGTCAATgattagctgattattttacctgtgctcttgttcagatatcttgaaaatctggcctgttatagGTCCCgtggactggaattgagaaacactcaTCAAGTCTATATTTATAAAGTGACCTTCTATGGGTATTAGTAGTGATGTCTTCTTATACTGCTTCAGGTTCCATTGGAGATTCTACTGCTTCTTACTGTTCCGGTGGTGGACCCAGACAAAGAAGACAAGAACTGGCAGAGACCCCTGAACTGCCTGCACCTTATAACTAGCCCCCTTCTCTGTTTATTCTCCTTAAATTCTGGATCTTGTAAGTGCCTCTATATTTACATTATCATGTATTGCCCATTATCCAAAACAATCTGGCAACCCTATATTTGCACTAATTCTTAAAATTTATGGCAATCTGAGCTCCAGGTTCTTTAGGAGGAAGTCAAACAATCACAGTTTTCAGAGGTATTTTAAAGTAAGTGCaagcaaaatataaatataaattttcagAATTTGTAGGGAAATTACATTTTTAGTTGAATGTCCTTTacgtttttgtattttagttttacaTTCAGCATTATCTCATCAATAAATAGGCAAAGCACTGTATTTTTATGTCCCATGCAATGAACATCACTCCAGTAAACTTATacttatttgacaaaataaatcTGCATTATTTATTGCAAGGTGTTTCTCAGTTAAAAATGTCTCTGTAACTTAGAGTTACATTATATATAAAGGTGAGTGTGCTGTAAACTTACAAGTACACACTCACTCACAGACTAAGTTATTGTCGAAGAGCGTTTTAAGACATTTTCTGATGATTTTTTATTTGTCTGCACCTTTAGATGGACTATACCTTATTCAGGGGGTGTTCCCGATCTGGGCTGTTATACTGCTGTGTGGGACTCCGCTCTCAGTCATTGTGTTCTTTACCACCAAGAACGAGGAGCCCCCAAAATATCACTGTGTAAGATCCACAAATACAGATCTGTGTGTATAAAACCCTCTGACACCACCATTATGATGTACTATATCCTTCACTAGTTTGAGAAATCACTTATTTCCTCTTTTCTTAGCTCTACTCTTTCCTGGGGTTCGTGGTGAGTGCTCTTTGGATAAGTGCTTCTGCCACAGAGGTTGTCAGCCTGTTACGCACTTTTGGAGTTATCTTCCGTCTTAGTAACACAGTGCTGGGATTGACCCTGCTCGCCTGGGGAAATAGCATTGGGGGTGAGTGATATCCGCAGACCCTTCTCAGACTGGAATTGTCTTACTACATCTCTGAATTATATGTAGGTACCTGCAAAGCTCCAGATGTTTTACAGCTCTTTTAAAGTAAACCATGATGTGTCACACCTTTATAATGTGATGATAGAGAATATAGCCAATATGGCTGATATATGCACATTATGGATGTATCTAGTTAGTCACTTTCTAGTAATTTATAGAATCATAGTTTCACTTGCACACAACCCCCCTCCTACCTATGGAATGTGTTTTTTAGACCAGGCTGTCTGAAGCTATGACTATATCTTCACTGCTTTCATGTCTTTGGTcacaaaatgtatgttttattaaaCACCCCTACTTTATTTTACACAATGAACTTATTTTCACTGTAGAATGTAAGAGAATATTCTAGAACTTTGTAGTAATtgatgtatatgtgataagaaggtataaaagTCTCTGTGCAGAAGAGCTTTCCATCAGACATCACTTTACCATCTCCAGATGTCTCACCGCCTGCTGTATTTGAATCTGCTATTTActactgctcctttaaagggacattaaacactaagggccagattacgagtggagcgctatttaacactccctCTCGAGCAtaaactgctctagaagtaagctttttgcgctcatcgggttgcgctcgtataatgagttgaaagtaaactgttttcactctcgttctaacccgatgagcgcaaaaaccttagaatatcacgtgcccattcacgtattcccccatagaagtcgatggaaaaaaaaacttacaccctaCTCTCGCACAAACTCAATCGCttattctcatgtgctctaacccgatatgaaaagtccttggctaaagcctgcttctAACGCCTACTTCCACCTTCAAAACATCTCTAAAGTTTGAAatttccttatacaagacacaactatgattttaatccactctctcatcctttcccgcctccactatggcaactccatcctctctggtctccctagttgcTGCCTATCTTCTTTACAATCCAAAaagaatgcctttgccaggcttatcttccttacatgtcgctcttcatctgctgcgcctctttgccaatccctttattggcttcttcttgcctccatgattaaacacaaaattctcactctgacttacaTAACCCTCAActtcactgctcccccctacatctcagaccttgtctccagatactctccctcccgtcccctttgctctgctcacgatctcctactctcctccactcttgttagctcgtcacattcccgtttacaagacttctccagactggctcccatcttattgaactccctgccttgctccacaagactctcccctagtttttaaagcttcaagctccctaaagactctacaacCTACACTGACCTTCAAAACTCCATTGCTATccacttgaaccccttagcatgtaagcctttgagcccatctgtttgtagatcaccttcatgagagctgaacaatgcaactctcggcagggccctctacccatttgatccctataaatgttatcttgtataccgcctatgtttacagcgctgcggaatctgttggcgctctacaaataaccgataatatgaaaaaaaaaatattttcttctgaaacgaggagagtccacagctgcattcattacttttgggcattcagaacctggccaccaggaggaggcaaagacaccccagccaaaggcttaaatatctcccccacttacctcatcccccagtcattctttgcttttcgtcacaggaggttggcagagaagtgtcggaagattaaagatagtctcttatggagggtagtacttttcggaatgggactggagttttaagtagtcctgtcagcctctaagtgagagcatggatgaaagttagagtccggagatgcagggatagtctttctgcgaaatcatcccgactcatattaacagctccttagcaatcagcgttgacgagtttcgctgcctgctttattcgctcaagtccatgtcagaagcgaggttactatctgtcacacttgaaggaccgtgttcctgttccacggcgtagattccggtaagatcgtttcattttacttagatgtgtgaaatgtaa encodes:
- the LOC128643606 gene encoding mitochondrial sodium/calcium exchanger protein (The sequence of the model RefSeq protein was modified relative to this genomic sequence to represent the inferred CDS: added 499 bases not found in genome assembly) yields the protein MLLNITQWLVAATSPSRGTDDSNLFVATLISERYGKQTSREAHCWEVGKLNASLRCDFIRNTSDCHNTDGYVNYLEGAFCTFPTSLFPLAVFLYVLWLIYLFIILAVTAEKFFCPNLSAISHSLRLSHNVAGVTFLAFGNGAPDVFSAVAAFSDSRTAGLAIGALFGAGVFVTTVVAGGITLVKPFTAASRPFLRDIVFYMAAIFLTFYVLYKGSVCLAEVLVYLLLYLAYVLVVVLSTWIYQRNRQRLLSVPSLEEPELLTESEDVGVPTPQSSEFGDEYQPLLPMQQSTCQIFFQGLNPVNSRKWRQKPWHWRVFKVVKVPLEILLLLTVPVVDPDKEDKNWQRPLNCLHLITSPLLCLFSLNSGSYGLYLIQGVFPIWAVILLCGTPLSVIVFFTTKNEEPPKYHCLYSFLGFVVSALWISASATEVVSLLRTFGVIFRLSNTVLGLTLLAWGNSIGDFVSDLTLARQGYPRMAFSACFGGIIFNVLIGVGLGCLLQMGPGQTVLQLEPQGLLGWILAGSLGISLVFSLISVTAQCFHLRCGYGVALFFLYVLFLTVALLTEFGVIRLPAN